The following are encoded together in the Nocardioides thalensis genome:
- a CDS encoding fructosamine kinase family protein — translation MARQPVVAGRAEQLLGSSVIATAPVAGGDICTAVKLRLSNGRTAFLKTLTGAPEGFFAAEATGLRWLAEVEDGVATPEVLGVADDCLILAWIESGKTGADAAASFGRALARTHRSGAPSFGLDTEGFIGRLPLRNRPMDTWAEFYAERRIAPYLKVARDHGMVEAADAATIEQAVAKIGEIVPDEPPARLHGDLWNGNVLFTNDDRVVAIDPAAYGGHREVDLAMLALFGLPQLQHVMAAYDEEHPLADGWEDRLAIHQLFPLLVHACLFGGQYGARAARLAARYL, via the coding sequence ATGGCACGGCAACCGGTAGTGGCCGGACGCGCCGAGCAGCTCCTCGGGTCCTCGGTCATCGCCACGGCGCCGGTCGCCGGCGGTGACATCTGCACAGCGGTCAAGCTCCGGCTGAGCAACGGTCGCACCGCGTTCCTCAAGACCCTCACCGGGGCGCCCGAGGGCTTCTTCGCCGCCGAGGCGACCGGCCTCCGCTGGCTCGCCGAGGTCGAGGACGGCGTCGCCACGCCCGAGGTGCTCGGCGTCGCCGACGACTGCCTGATCCTCGCCTGGATCGAGTCCGGCAAGACCGGTGCCGACGCCGCAGCCTCGTTCGGGCGCGCGCTCGCCCGCACCCACCGGAGCGGCGCCCCCTCCTTCGGGCTGGACACCGAGGGCTTCATCGGCCGGCTCCCGCTGCGCAACCGGCCGATGGACACCTGGGCGGAGTTCTACGCCGAGCGGCGGATCGCGCCGTACCTCAAGGTCGCCCGCGACCACGGCATGGTGGAGGCCGCCGACGCCGCGACCATCGAGCAGGCCGTCGCCAAGATCGGCGAGATCGTCCCCGACGAGCCGCCCGCCCGCCTCCACGGCGACCTCTGGAACGGCAACGTCCTCTTCACCAACGACGACCGCGTCGTCGCCATCGACCCCGCCGCCTACGGCGGCCACCGCGAGGTCGACCTCGCGATGCTCGCGCTCTTCGGCCTCCCGCAGCTCCAGCACGTGATGGCGGCGTACGACGAGGAGCACCCGCTCGCCGACGGCTGGGAGGACCGGCTGGCGATCCACCAGCTGTTCCCGCTGCTCGTGCACGCCTGCCTCTTCGGGGGGCAGTACGGTGCCCGGGCCGCGCGGCTCGCCGCCCGCTACCTGTAG
- a CDS encoding phage holin family protein: MATPPPTVPARHPAGGASEEPTIGRLIKDAQTDFSTLMRKEIQLAKSELKVSVTAGGIGAGLLAAAAFVLVLAVIMLSVAIAYFIHWNGSGLDLHWAFLIVFGFYLLVAGLMVFVAIRKFKKVKAPEKAIEQGREIPRALKGQA; this comes from the coding sequence ATGGCCACGCCACCGCCGACTGTTCCCGCCCGCCACCCCGCGGGTGGCGCGTCTGAAGAGCCAACGATCGGGCGCCTGATCAAGGACGCCCAGACCGACTTCTCCACGCTCATGCGCAAGGAGATCCAGCTCGCCAAGTCGGAGCTGAAGGTCAGCGTGACCGCCGGCGGCATCGGCGCCGGCCTGCTGGCGGCAGCGGCGTTCGTCCTGGTGCTCGCGGTGATCATGCTGTCGGTCGCCATCGCCTACTTCATCCACTGGAACGGCTCCGGCCTCGACCTGCACTGGGCGTTCCTGATCGTCTTCGGGTTCTACCTGCTGGTCGCGGGGCTGATGGTCTTCGTGGCGATACGCAAGTTCAAGAAGGTGAAGGCGCCCGAGAAGGCGATCGAGCAAGGGCGAGAGATCCCGCGGGCGCTCAAGGGACAGGCCTGA